The segment TGCGGCGGATCTTGCCTGCCGGGGACCGGTCACGTCGAAGGTGCTTTGCTGTCGGCTGCCCCATTTCCTCGTGTTTCTCCGTGAGGGTTGAGATGGCCTCCGTACCGCCACGTCTGTCGAGTCCCACCGTTCGTGTGCCGCATCCCGCGTCCAGTTCCCGTGTTGCTCTTGAGTCGGTGGATCCGCATGTGTTCTCCCGGCTGTTGGAGGCAGCGTGGGAAAACCGCCATGTGCCTGCCGAGCTCGCTGCCGAGGCCGCCGCACGTGGAGGCTCCGGACGCCTCGGCATCAAGGATCTGCGCCTGCTGTTGATGAGGGCCTCGTCGCTCCCCTCCGCCCAGGCGGCCGTCTCCGGTGCGTGGGCGATCGTCTCGGCCCGGCCTGAGCTGGCCGCCTCCGTGCTCCACACCCACTGTCAGGACATCGGGATCCCGTCGGCATTCGTGATCCGCGAGGTGCCTGGTGCGAACCCGCAGATGTTCAGCGCTCAAGCCGGGTGGCGGCAGCCTGGTGTGAACGCCCATGGCGCCGTGGTGACGCGCCCCAGCCGCAAGGCCGCCCATCAGAGCGCGGCCGTGAGCCTGCTCGGGCACCTGTGCGGAGCCGAGCCGGTCGAACAGGACAGCCCCCTGTCCGGGTGGGTGCCAGCCGGCCGCTTCTCATCGTCCTCGCCACCGGCTCAGGCTCGGGACGTGTCCTTCCCGACCCGTCTTCAACAAGCTCTGGAACGCCCCCAGATCGCGCCCGCGGAGGTGGCCGAGATCGTGCTGCGGATCAGCGCTGGAGAGCTGATCCCGCGCGACCTGCACTCCGTCTTGTTCACCGCACGGGCAGCAGCATGGCAGCCTGCCCGCGAGGCGGCGCTGGCTGCGGCTCACGATCCCGCCGTCGCCGTTGCTGTGCTGACCCTGCATCAGTCACTGCGCTACGGACCGACGCCGTCCTATGCGGAAGAGGTACGCAAGAGCGAGTCCGGTCAGCCGCTGTTCAGGATGCGTGTGACCTGCGTTGTCGACGGCGAGGAGGTCAGCGAGCTCGGCCCTTGGCGTAACAACAAGCGGCTGGCGCGCGGGGCTGCCGTCATCCGGCTGCTGGCCCAGCTGGCCGCCCTGCCGGTGCAGGCACCGCTGCCGATTCAGGGCAACGGCCCACGTGCTGTGACGGGCGATGGACCCGTGCAGGAGAAGGATCCGCAGGAGCAGCTGAAGGTGCTGGCGGAATCCGGTGTGATCAGTGAGCTCGTCTTCACGAGCGCGCCCGGCATCACGGGGCTCGAGCCGTTGTTCGTGTGCGTAGCTGCCTGTGTGCACCGTGGTGAGCTGCTCACAGCCGCCGGCCGGGGGCTCGGCCGAGCCAGCACGCGGTTGACGGCAGCGCGTCAGCTGCTGGAAACCGTTCAGCGCGCCGTGAAGGCAGGCCGCGGTCTGCGCCTCGGCCGCATCCCGGTGCCCGAACTCGGCGGCAAGAACCCCCTGATGCTCCTGAACGAGCTCAGACAGGCTGGCCAGATCAGCAAACTGAGCATCGCGGACCCTGCAAAGGACCCCGCCGGGTTTGCCGCACAGATCACCTGCAAGGTGCACGTGGAGTGGCTGGAGACCGTCGGCCACGGACCCAACAAGCGTGACGCGCAGCGCCAGGCCGCCGAAGCGATGATCGAATTGCTGGCCACTCCGGTGGAGGGCCAGATTGGTGAGCGCAGTGTTCCCGCCGCCCGGGAGTCGGAGGCTGAAGCGGCCGCCGGTGCGGGCGGCGTGGGCTCCCACCGGAGTCCGGCCGGGCCCCTCGCGGGCCGCGACGAGGTGGCAGCCGCCGAGGACGCGCTGGTGGAACTGCTGCGGCAGGGACTGGAGATCACCTTTGATCTGCAGGACGGGGCCGGCCGATTCCTGCTCTACCGGGCCGACGGGACCCCGGTGACGGGCTCCTGCCACAAGCCGATCAGATGCTGCACGGCCGATCTCCTCCTGCCCGGACAGGGCATCGCGGTCGGCCCCCGCCGGGTGGGATGCTGGCAGGTGCCCGTACGGCTGCTGGCCAACACCATGGCACGGACACCCGACGGTGACCATCTCGCCCCGTCCGTGCAGCTGTGGCGTCAGGCGATCCGGCTGGGGCTGTCCGTGGTGGCCGACGGACGGGTGTATCCGACGCTGGACAGCCACGGTGTCGACGTGTGGCGCCTGGGCCCGCTCAACGAGCACGAACGCAACCACGCGCGGCAGTTGCGTCAGGCCATGGTGCCTTCCGCTCACTGCGGGGCAGCCACCGACGCCCGGCCCTACCAATTGTGGGCGCCGCGTGTCGCGATCCGTGCCGGGCTCAACGCCGTCGCCGAAGCGATGCTGCGGGGCCCCGGCACCTCGGCTGTCCTGGGGAACATGCCCTTCGCCGCCCCCATTCCGCGGCAGCAGCGCAGTTCCGCTCTGCACCAGTGGGTCGATCGTGCGGAGGACGATCGCGCCGAGGTGGCGCCGGTGGACTTGAAGCTGTCCGTACACGCCCCGAAGAGCTCCAGCCCCGACGACACGGAACTGCTGTGGGCGGAGCTGCTGGTCGCCCAGCCCACTGCGGACAGCCGTAAGGAGCAGCTGTTCCAGTCGGTTGCCAAGGTGGCCGGGGACGAGGCGGTGATGGGGTCCATCCGTCGGCGGCTGCGGCGTATCGCCGAGGTGTGGGAGCCGGCCGGGCGGCTACTGGAGTGCCCGGTACCCGACCGGTTCACGCTGCTGGCCAGCGAGGCTGTCCTGCTGCTGGGCGCCACACGGG is part of the Streptomyces sp. NBC_00250 genome and harbors:
- a CDS encoding SNF2-related protein yields the protein MDPHVFSRLLEAAWENRHVPAELAAEAAARGGSGRLGIKDLRLLLMRASSLPSAQAAVSGAWAIVSARPELAASVLHTHCQDIGIPSAFVIREVPGANPQMFSAQAGWRQPGVNAHGAVVTRPSRKAAHQSAAVSLLGHLCGAEPVEQDSPLSGWVPAGRFSSSSPPAQARDVSFPTRLQQALERPQIAPAEVAEIVLRISAGELIPRDLHSVLFTARAAAWQPAREAALAAAHDPAVAVAVLTLHQSLRYGPTPSYAEEVRKSESGQPLFRMRVTCVVDGEEVSELGPWRNNKRLARGAAVIRLLAQLAALPVQAPLPIQGNGPRAVTGDGPVQEKDPQEQLKVLAESGVISELVFTSAPGITGLEPLFVCVAACVHRGELLTAAGRGLGRASTRLTAARQLLETVQRAVKAGRGLRLGRIPVPELGGKNPLMLLNELRQAGQISKLSIADPAKDPAGFAAQITCKVHVEWLETVGHGPNKRDAQRQAAEAMIELLATPVEGQIGERSVPAARESEAEAAAGAGGVGSHRSPAGPLAGRDEVAAAEDALVELLRQGLEITFDLQDGAGRFLLYRADGTPVTGSCHKPIRCCTADLLLPGQGIAVGPRRVGCWQVPVRLLANTMARTPDGDHLAPSVQLWRQAIRLGLSVVADGRVYPTLDSHGVDVWRLGPLNEHERNHARQLRQAMVPSAHCGAATDARPYQLWAPRVAIRAGLNAVAEAMLRGPGTSAVLGNMPFAAPIPRQQRSSALHQWVDRAEDDRAEVAPVDLKLSVHAPKSSSPDDTELLWAELLVAQPTADSRKEQLFQSVAKVAGDEAVMGSIRRRLRRIAEVWEPAGRLLECPVPDRFTLLASEAVLLLGATRDQLERAGLSVYWHQQWTSMLRTRVMVGAGADSSVAVPRPRFSLDDVLDGRWQLSLGDADLSDQEMDDIGQAGRPLAKVRDQWVMVDEDTARRAADRTFGPIPSDQALRASLTGAIDIDGQAVPCEPTASLASLVDFLRTGSRTTPVPEPGALQAILRDYQQLGLAWLANTSDAGFGAMLADDMGLGKTLTALALHLHRREITTSATGPTLIVCPASVVITWEREAHRFAPTVPTLRYLGADRTLEDATSRTIVITSYETLRRDIDLLALMTFDLVVADEAQMVKNHRTATARSLRRIKASVRVALTGTPVENNLTEAWAIMDWLNPGLFGTQRVFRDQFARPIEDNIADTERTARLSGLMSAFMLRRRKSDPGILTELPPKDIRPRVVSLTQEQIELYQQTADDTFHEIRDAHGVHRKGLLLELFNKLQQICNTPAQYLKDSLEDDYDPEQAAARSGKIGALDDLLPTLTAPEESTLVFTRYRTMAKLLLRHLRSHGHTPLYYSGDISSVRERQRIVDTFQARSGQLMVMTVKAGGTGLTLTQANHVVLFDRPWNPAKESQAIDRAHRLGQQRTVTVHPLITENTLEDRVDELLKHKRALADAVLADGYSALTELTDDQIIDLIALGAQR